Proteins from one Pithys albifrons albifrons isolate INPA30051 chromosome 2, PitAlb_v1, whole genome shotgun sequence genomic window:
- the LOC139684665 gene encoding LOW QUALITY PROTEIN: semaphorin-3B-like (The sequence of the model RefSeq protein was modified relative to this genomic sequence to represent the inferred CDS: substituted 1 base at 1 genomic stop codon): protein MEPLLLEELQVFQDASPITSLQLSSKRHQLYAGSATALAQLPLHRCSAYGKACAECCLAQDPYCAWDGNACTRYVPNTKRRFHRQDVRNGDPNVLCSEGHVPSDPQRGSVPQKQLYGVEGSTAFLECIPKSLQAHILRTYQRALDDPQXEVQMDERVVWTERGILLCSVQRADAGLYLCRATEHGFTQPLLRLSLEVISAWQATGMAPAGDPQVTARAPSHKVWYRDFLQLVERPPLGATDKVCQRLWSRGRPPPPPCTHTRPPGHGQGEETRKVRRR from the exons AtggagccactgctgctggaggagctgcaggtctTCCAG GATGCTTCCCCCATCACCAGCCTGCAGCTCTCCTCCAAGCGG CATCAGCTCTATGCTGGCTCGGCCACAGCACTGgcccagctgcccctgcacCGCTGCAGTGCCTATGGCAAAGCCTGTGCTGAATGCTGCCTGGCCCAGGACCCATACTGCGCCTGGGATGGCAATGCCTGCACCCGCTATGTGCCCAACACCAAGAG GCGTTTCCACCGGCAGGACGTCCGCAATGGTGACCCCAATGTACTCTGCTCTGAAG GCCATGTCCCCTCAGACCCCCAGCGGGGCAGTGTGCCCCAGAAGCAGCTCTATGGGGTGGAGGGCAGCACTGCTTTCCTGGAGTGCATCCCCAAATCCTTGCAAGCCCACATACTCCGGACGTACCAGCGCGCCCTGGATGATCCCCAGTGAGAG GTGCAGATGGATGAACGGGTGGTGTGGACAGAGCGGGGCATCCTGTTGTGCAGCGTGCAGCGTGCCGATGCCGGACTGTACCTCTGCCGCGCCACCGAGCATGGCTTCACCCAGCCCCTACTGCGGCTCTCCCTGGAGGTTATCAGTGCCTGGCAGGCCACGGGCATGGCACCTGCTGGAGACCCTCAGGTCACCGCCAGGGCTCCCAGCCACAAGGTCTGGTACCGGGACTTCCTCCAGCTGGTGGAGCGCCCACCACTGGGAGCCACGGACAAAGTCTGCCAGAGGCTCTGGAGCCGGGGAAGACCTCCGCCACCACCCTGCACCCACACCAGACcccctggccatgggcagggtgaGGAGACACGCAAAGTTCGCCGGCGCTAA